The Phragmites australis chromosome 1, lpPhrAust1.1, whole genome shotgun sequence genomic interval GAAGGTATGTGTGTTTCAACTGATTACTGATATACAATCTGGTTATCTGGATCTTTGCTTTCGTTTTTCCTTCACTTGCTTTCAGTTCTCCAATGATACAACTCAGAGAGCTCTTTGACATTAGAAAACTGAACAGATTATATGTTACTTTACAAATTGAATTATCTCTTTACTTAACAAATACTGGTAGGGTTAAAATTGGGGATTTCTTGATATTTATGACAGTGTGCAAGTGTAATTGTGTAAGTAACtaatattcaaataatttacaaaTGATAGGTAATTTGATGGAACGGTTTTATAAAAGGAAAGCACCAGAGCCCGATAATGCCAACAATAAAAGGAATTCATGTCCAGATGATATCAATTGGGAAGAGGAGATTAAATATGATCCAGGCTTGAGGAAATTAATTGATGATTACCATCCTAATCAAAGAGAGAGGGTGAGAAGAAAGTATTTAGAGAATGGGCCATCCCAACCTCGTACATGCAATTTTCCATTCTCACATATAGGAGAAAGCCCAAGAAGATTTATTCCGGAATGGTTCGATGAGTTTGGAAGTTGGCTTGAATACAGTGAATCCAAAGATAAGGTATAttgtttttgttgcttcttgttTAGAGATAAGAAGGATGCTGGATATGAAGCATTTGTTGTTAATGGTTGGAATGGCTATCATAGGAAAGAAAGGCTAAAATTGCATGTAGGTGGTGTTGGTAGTTTACACAATAAAGCAATGATGAAATGCGATGATCTGTTACAACAAAAACAGCACATTGATGTTGCATTCCAAATTCAAAGTGAAGCTGGTAAGAAGGCCTATTTAATTCGGCTAAATGGGTCTATTGATGTTGCTAGGATATTGTTAAAGCAAGGATTGCCTTTTCGGGGCCATGATGAATCGGATGAGTCCCACAACAAAGGGAACTTCAGGGAATTTCGTGATTACACATCGGAGCAAAATCTTGCTTTACGCAAGGTAACAGGTAAAAATGCATCAGCTAACAGTCTTTTGGTAGCTCCTGAAATCCAAAGGGATATTGTTAAATGTTTTGCAAAGGAAGTGCTACATTCTATTCTAGAAGAAATCGGGCATGATGTTTTTTgcttgctagttgatgagtctagagatatttcttgcaaagaacaaATGGCTGTGGTTTTGAGATATGTTGATAAATGTGGAATTGTTAAAGAGAGATTTGTTGGTCTTGTTCATGTGAGAGAAACAACTTCTACCTACCTCAAGTCTTCCATTGATGCTTTATTTGCAGAGCTTAAGCTAAGCTTAAAGCAAGTTAGGGGCCAAGGCTATGATGGTGCTAGCAATATGAGAGGCGAGTTTAATGGATTGCAATCATTGATTATGAGAGAAAGTCCTACAACTTATTATGTTCATTGTTTTGCTCACCAGCTCCAATTAGTCCTTGTGGCCGTTGTGAGAAAGCATAAAGGCATTAGTGATTTCTTTACTAGGATTTCTGACTTGTTGACTGTTGTGGGTGGATCATCCAAGAGAAGGGACTTGATCAGAGATATCAATCATGAACATGTGAGTAAGGCCTTAGGATGTGGGCAACTTGAAACTGGGATAGGATTAAATCAAGAACAATGTCTTCAAAGACCCGGAGATACTCGTTGGAGTTCTCATTATAAAACTCTCAAAAGTTTAGTTGACATGTTTCCTACAATAGTCAAAGTGCTGGAAATTGTGGAAAAAGATGATAAGGATTGGAAACATAGAGATCAAGCATCGAATCTTCTAGAGTACTTCCAATCTTTTGACTTTGTCTTTTATTTGCATCTCATGTTGACTATATTAACAATCACAAACACCTTGTCACTAGCATTGCAACGGAAGGACCAAGACATTGTGAATGCCATTAAATGTGTGAGATCAACTAGATGCCATTTGGATGAACTTAGAAGAAATGGGTGGGAAAAAGTATTAGATGATGCATTTGACTTCTGTGACAAGCATGATATTATCAAGTTGGAAATGGAAGATGCATATATTGATCCCAAGAAGCGTAGGAAAAAATCTGGCATTACAAATAAGCATCACTATGAAGTGGATTGCTTTAATGATGTTCTTGACTGGATACTGCAAGAGCTTGACAGCCGCTTCAATGAGACTAGCTCTCAAATGCTTGTTTGCTCGGCCGCTTTCAATCCAAGAGACTCATTTTATGATTTCAATGTAGAGAATTTGATTAGCCTAGCAAAACTGTATCCTAATGATTTTAATTTTGGGGATTTGAGGGATCTTAGCCATCAACTTTGCCTCTACATCGTTGATGTACGAGAAGATGAAAGATTCTCCAACATACAAACTATTGTTGAACTTTCTCAAAAAATGGTAGAGACAAGGAAGTATCTTTGTTATCACTTGGTTTATCGACTTTTGAAGCTTGTACTAGTATTGCCTGTCGCTACTGCTACAGTTGAGAGGTGTTTTTCAGCTATGAAGATTGTGAAAACTTATTTGCGCAATCGCATCAGCGATGAATACTTGAGTCATAGCCTTATTTGTTATGTGGAGAAAGAAGAGATGACGAAAGTTACCAACGAGGTCGTGGTTCGTCGTTTCATGAAAATGAGTGGACGTAGATACAACGATTAAAAGGTATTGTAATAgtgtattatatttattttcatcgagtcattctttttttaattaaaaaactgAATCATTTGTTCTCTTTTTTAGGCTGTCGAGGATCTTGAGGTCGGATGATATATTTTGCCGATGCCGACCATCTTTTGTTCATTACTATACTAACTCAGTAACCAATATCAGTTCTATCAGCATCACTAATGTATGGGAACCAATAGAAGAAGGCCTTGTCCCGTAAAGTTTCTACTCATTCTACCATTTTCTTTTCGTATATGCTATTCGGTTGCATTGGAAATTCTAACTTATTTTGTTGCTCACCCATTTTCAGATTAGAGATGACTAGGCatgttttgatgatttcaatTACTTTGTCTCCCAAAGAGCTGGACAAGAACACTCCTGGGTGAGTCACATGTGTGTCTCTGTTAATTGTTTAGGATTATTGTTGTCAGACATAAGTTACATTTGTAAGATAAAGAGATGTCCTTGTGCATGATTCAGGTTTAAAATATTAATTCATTTTTATATAGGTACCAAGCTCCAGACTATATTGAACAGCTCAGGCAACAGCAGCACCTCCAGCAGGCGCCACCAGCCCACCACTGCAGCTCCAACCTCGCCGACCACCAGGCTAATACCAGCAGCTTGATTATGAAGGTACAACAGTAAAAGTTCTCAATGATGTTGGTATTTTTGTTGTTCTAGCATCCGATAATTTTTGCTTGAAATTATACATATCAATGTAGTTGTGCTAAAATCTTGCACCCCCCTCCGTTTTgctctagcttcgcccctgTTTCCAGCCCATAGACCTCCAGTTCACCGTCCACTCGGACGCATGGCAAGGGCGCACTTCCCGAGCGTGGGGAAACAGCAGCATATCGCGGCGCGCCGACATGGGCAGAGGGAGGTGTCATGTGTGCTGGCTGATCCGTGCCCGCTTCCGCTTGCATTGCTGGTGGTACGTTGCGCCGATGTCCCTCGACGTTGCGCTCTCGCACGTTGGGATGCATACCGGTCGGTCGCTTCCATTCTTTATGGGCAGCCGCACTTGCAAGCGCAATCCAATCGAGCGATCTCCATCGGGTTTTTTGCCTTTGGAGTACGTACCAGCTGAATCCTTTGACCCCCATTAAACAAAACCAGACTGGCATGCAGCTCGAGCTGTGGTGGGGTGGAATCGACCACTGATTCAGTCGTTTGTTTGGTTCTTGTCTGAGCTGTTGCCAATCATTAGCCTGAATTGGAGTGTTTCGGCGGAGATTTCGCGGCTGTTCCTCGTTCTTAGCGGCGAAGTAGGACTGTGGGAGTAGAATACTAGCCAGACCTGTGAGAAATCGTTCTAGGGATGATGCAGCCACGAGTATTTGTTTGCCACCGGGGCCATTGATCTTTCGGTTTTTGCAAAAGCCAATCAACGTGGAGGACTATCTTTATACTCTATCCGTTTAAAAAAGTAGtcgtattttttaaaaagtcaaattttatatattttgactaacatttaatcaaattataagattATCtggtgtataaaaattatatatctaGGTTTACAATTCAAAATAGTTTTACACTATATAGGTTTGTAGCTatgaatgatatattttatgagaaaatattagtcaaaatcaaactTCAAAGATCGAGCCTAAAATAAATAGGTCTACTATTTCTAAACGGATGTAGTATTTACTAATTGAAGGCTCCTCTAGAAACTCCAAGTTAATAATGAGATTAGACATATTTACTATCTTAAggtcacaaaattatcatattaattaaaaaaatcttgaCTACTCATTGATACGAACATCTAACGATCTATATTAAACAAAATAATCCATattaaatacgattaataaatagctaaattcgaattaaaaattatgcaaaattacTAGTTCGATTTTAATACGGTTTagagtccaaataaaaataaaataaataataattgaaactGAGGTTAGAATAGACAAAAGAAGGATCCATGTCAAATATAGTGTtagtaaaaataaattatctaaataaatatttcatgtaaaatacaattaattaatatctaaaattcataatgaaaaataaaaaagttcaaaatccgtactaagataatagattaagaattACCGTGTAGCTCAGGGTCGTCGCATCAAGCAACCAACAGGCAAGATATAACACGTAGGCAAAATAAACATATTCTAATTTTGGTTGGGCTGCCTACACTTGACGTACAATTTTGACAGTTAGTCAAAACGAATACGAATCgaaccaatatatatatatatatatatatatatatatatatatatatatatatatatatatatatatatatatatatatatagacacacacgaTTCGGGTACAAGTTTAGAGTATAACTAATTTTTTcttccactaacataatttttaccTATTCTATTTTTgtgtgttttgtaactaaatgatattaaccttataaaaaaatctaaagagaCTAGTGtttaattaaattttattatgaaaaaatatTGTAGCAAGACTAGACACACTATTAGCGTGAGCCACCATGTTagttaagaaaaagaaaaagaaatcctcacaaaaaagcaaaatatttgGCCCTTATTTTTGTGGATCCtaatctatactcctataaaatttaTCAGTTGTAGCTGTTTTGAACTATCTCCATCGTCCATCCGAGTTGATCAAACAGACATTGTGTGCAAAGTGAACCTCATTTCTCCTTCAAAGATACATTTAAAGTCTCATTATTTGCCTTCCATATCTAGACGTcaaatatttatcttccatatattCGAAAATATATTCAATATTCAATTATTTGCCCTTCATACTTTTTCAGATTAATTTATACTGAACACATGTGTAACACATTAAATATCTATGGCTAAAGATCATCGATATATAATGTCTTTGGTTGTAGATTATGCCGCACTCCATCTCCTTGAACTGATAAATCTACGGATACAATTCAACCGCCGTAACACGCATGTTATACTAAAACAACCTGGATAATTATGAAGCAATTAGTCCTTTTTGCATAAAGTGATCAGAGTACGGAGAGCCATGGATTCTAACCGCAATGAACAACAAGGTAATTAGAGATGGTTGCCCGAATAGAAGAGTCCAATACCGGAAGAGATAGGGAATCTAAGTGCACAAAAGTATTTCATGGAGTCAACAAAAGTAGCTTATAGAAGCCAAATGTACTTCGCGGGGAAAATAGAAATAAAGAACATTTTGATATATATGAACATATACATACAAATCCAACCAAATGTGTCACTTAGACAGCAGAGATCATGTAGAGGGCAGGACGAATATATTTTGCCGATTTCGAGTTCAAATGCAATcgatgagagaaaataagaaTAATGACGAGGACATCAATATGTTGTCATGCACTTCGACAAGTTGTCGGCCCAAACAAAGACCAACGCGAGATGGTTTTCAATACAGTCAACCTAAAGATGAAAATACCTGCAAAAACAGGGATAGGGGGCGAGGAAGCGAACATTGGAATACAAAATTTAAACTTGTCGTAGTAAAAATACAGATTCGGAAACGTCTACAAGTGCAAATATGTTGAAAGAGAAAGGGAAACTGAGGTGTAGAGACGAGAGAGCTAAAGAGGACGAGATTaagcaaattatatatattatggaTCTATCGATATTAATTTAGTGAAATGATTTTATTAGACTATGATTATATTTTGTGATtgataataatatagtcattaaaattaatatgtttgttaagaatatatattaacaggtctcatggatgtaatacatcagGAATCTATCgtagtcgggataaagtttgattgaattagaaaagtctTACTAAGATTTGTCCCACCAAAAAATCcggtgtagaggagtttgtactCACTAGAGTATTATGTCTAAAGGCAAAGTGAATGTTGATGACTTTACTGGAAGGTCTCGTGCTCTCTTGTTGAAGTCActagagtatttctgacaaagtgGAGAAGGCTGAgtatctcaccggatagtctggtgatctgcattgggtaacaccagagcatttcttgtagagaagaatgcaagcgcagaagactgaagatcaatccaTTGGAACGTCCAGTATTTGGTTTATGCATAATGGATTATAGTGTTGGGGCATTTTTTGCAGATGCGACTACAAGTGTTAAAGAACGAAGaataactcaccgaaaggtccggtgctctgaagatgaatgcaccgaAATATTTTACACATAGAAGCTACAAAGACTCAGATGGCTCGAGATAACTTactggaaagtccggtgatggatttgaatgcACAACAGAGTGCctagtgttcacagag includes:
- the LOC133900402 gene encoding uncharacterized protein LOC133900402 isoform X2 — protein: MSLEVGLNTVNPKIRILLKQGLPFRGHDESDESHNKGNFREFRDYTSEQNLALRKVTELKLSLKQVRGQGYDGASNMRGEFNGLQSLIMRESPTTYYVHCFAHQLQLVLVAVVRKHKGISDFFTRISDLLTVVGGSSKRRDLIRDINHEHVSKALGCGQLETGIGLNQEQCLQRPGDTRWSSHYKTLKSLVDMFPTIVKVLEIVEKDDKDWKHRDQASNLLEYFQSFDFVFYLHLMLTILTITNTLSLALQRKDQDIVNAIKCVRSTRCHLDELRRNGWEKVLDDAFDFCDKHDIIKLEMEDAYIDPKKRRKKSGITNKHHYEVDCFNDVLDWILQELDSRFNETSSQMLVCSAAFNPRDSFYDFNVENLISLAKLYPNDFNFGDLRDLSHQLCLYIVDVREDERFSNIQTIVELSQKMVETRKYLCYHLVYRLLKLVLVLPVATATVERCFSAMKIVKTYLRNRISDEYLSHSLICYVEKEEMTKVTNEVVVRRFMKMSGRRYND
- the LOC133900402 gene encoding uncharacterized protein LOC133900402 isoform X1, coding for MSLEVGLNTVNPKIRILLKQGLPFRGHDESDESHNKGNFREFRDYTSEQNLALRKVTGKNASANSLLVAPEIQRDIVKCFAKEVLHSILEEIGHDVFCLLVDESRDISCKEQMAVVLRYVDKCGIVKERFVGLVHVRETTSTYLKSSIDALFAELKLSLKQVRGQGYDGASNMRGEFNGLQSLIMRESPTTYYVHCFAHQLQLVLVAVVRKHKGISDFFTRISDLLTVVGGSSKRRDLIRDINHEHVSKALGCGQLETGIGLNQEQCLQRPGDTRWSSHYKTLKSLVDMFPTIVKVLEIVEKDDKDWKHRDQASNLLEYFQSFDFVFYLHLMLTILTITNTLSLALQRKDQDIVNAIKCVRSTRCHLDELRRNGWEKVLDDAFDFCDKHDIIKLEMEDAYIDPKKRRKKSGITNKHHYEVDCFNDVLDWILQELDSRFNETSSQMLVCSAAFNPRDSFYDFNVENLISLAKLYPNDFNFGDLRDLSHQLCLYIVDVREDERFSNIQTIVELSQKMVETRKYLCYHLVYRLLKLVLVLPVATATVERCFSAMKIVKTYLRNRISDEYLSHSLICYVEKEEMTKVTNEVVVRRFMKMSGRRYND
- the LOC133900402 gene encoding uncharacterized protein LOC133900402 isoform X3, which encodes MRGEFNGLQSLIMRESPTTYYVHCFAHQLQLVLVAVVRKHKGISDFFTRISDLLTVVGGSSKRRDLIRDINHEHVSKALGCGQLETGIGLNQEQCLQRPGDTRWSSHYKTLKSLVDMFPTIVKVLEIVEKDDKDWKHRDQASNLLEYFQSFDFVFYLHLMLTILTITNTLSLALQRKDQDIVNAIKCVRSTRCHLDELRRNGWEKVLDDAFDFCDKHDIIKLEMEDAYIDPKKRRKKSGITNKHHYEVDCFNDVLDWILQELDSRFNETSSQMLVCSAAFNPRDSFYDFNVENLISLAKLYPNDFNFGDLRDLSHQLCLYIVDVREDERFSNIQTIVELSQKMVETRKYLCYHLVYRLLKLVLVLPVATATVERCFSAMKIVKTYLRNRISDEYLSHSLICYVEKEEMTKVTNEVVVRRFMKMSGRRYND